The following are encoded together in the Bacillus sp. NP157 genome:
- a CDS encoding ABC transporter ATP-binding protein, whose product MTTPALHVKDLRKTYGNGVEALKGVSLTVQPGDFFALLGPNGAGKSTLIGILSSLVNASSGDAEVFGVSIHKRRSDAMRLIGLVPQEINFNQFEKPFDICVNQAGFYGIGRAEAAVRAEKYLRELRLWEKAHEQARTLSGGMKRRLMIARAMMNEPKLLILDEPTAGVDIEIRRSMWQFVSGINAAGTTVILTTHYLEEAEQLCRNIAIIDQGRIVKNTTMKSLLSTLDVETFVLDVNRSGGDLPSLPGVTLRVVDDHTLEAEMSRAHDLNSLFAALSAHGITVTSMRNKANRLEELFVRLVEHGRENAA is encoded by the coding sequence ATGACCACTCCTGCCTTACACGTCAAAGATTTACGCAAGACCTACGGCAACGGCGTCGAGGCCCTGAAAGGGGTTTCGCTGACCGTCCAGCCGGGGGACTTCTTCGCCCTGCTCGGCCCGAACGGTGCCGGCAAGTCCACCCTGATCGGCATCCTGTCCTCGCTGGTCAACGCCAGCTCGGGCGATGCCGAGGTGTTCGGCGTATCGATCCACAAGCGGCGCAGCGATGCGATGCGCCTGATCGGCCTGGTCCCCCAGGAGATCAACTTCAACCAGTTCGAGAAGCCGTTCGACATCTGCGTGAACCAGGCCGGCTTCTACGGCATCGGTCGCGCCGAAGCGGCGGTGCGCGCCGAGAAATACCTGCGCGAGCTGCGCCTGTGGGAGAAAGCCCACGAGCAGGCCCGCACCCTGTCGGGCGGCATGAAGCGGCGCCTGATGATCGCCCGCGCCATGATGAACGAGCCGAAGCTGCTGATCCTCGACGAGCCCACCGCGGGCGTCGACATCGAGATCCGCCGTTCGATGTGGCAGTTCGTCAGCGGCATCAACGCCGCGGGCACCACCGTGATCCTCACCACGCATTACCTCGAGGAAGCGGAGCAGCTCTGCCGCAACATCGCCATCATCGACCAGGGCCGCATCGTCAAGAACACCACGATGAAGAGCCTGCTGTCGACGCTGGACGTGGAAACCTTCGTGCTCGACGTGAACCGCAGCGGCGGCGACCTGCCTTCCCTGCCCGGCGTCACCCTGCGCGTGGTCGACGACCACACGCTGGAAGCCGAGATGTCGCGCGCGCACGACCTGAACTCGTTGTTCGCCGCGCTTTCCGCGCACGGCATCACCGTCACGTCGATGCGCAACAAAGCCAACCGCCTTGAGGAACTGTTCGTCCGCCTGGTCGAGCACGGCCGGGAGAACGCCGCATGA
- a CDS encoding ABC transporter permease — MSNHLIALGTIVRREIVRIMRIWTQTLIPPAITMTLYFVIFGKLIGSRIGTMHGFTYMQYIVPGLVMMSIITNSYGNISSSFFGAKFGRFVEEMLVSPMPNWVILLGYVTGAVTRGLVVGILVLIIALFFTDLHVAHPLTTFFSVLLGATVFSLAGFVNAVYAKKFDDIALVPTFVLTPLTYLGGVFYSVDLLSEPWHSISLVNPILYMVNAFRFGVLGVSDVPIVTAFAVMLVFVVGLAAVALRLLSRGVGLRS; from the coding sequence ATGAGCAACCATCTCATCGCCCTGGGCACGATCGTCCGTCGCGAGATCGTGCGCATCATGCGCATCTGGACGCAGACGCTGATCCCGCCGGCCATCACGATGACGCTCTACTTCGTCATCTTCGGCAAGCTGATCGGCAGCCGCATCGGCACCATGCATGGCTTCACCTACATGCAGTACATCGTGCCGGGCCTGGTCATGATGTCGATCATCACCAACAGCTACGGCAACATCTCCTCGTCCTTCTTCGGTGCCAAGTTCGGCCGTTTCGTCGAAGAGATGCTGGTGTCGCCGATGCCGAACTGGGTGATCCTGCTCGGCTACGTCACCGGCGCGGTGACCCGCGGCCTGGTCGTCGGCATCCTGGTGCTGATCATCGCGCTGTTCTTCACCGACCTGCACGTGGCGCATCCGCTGACGACGTTCTTCTCGGTCCTGCTCGGCGCGACCGTGTTCTCGCTGGCCGGCTTCGTCAACGCGGTGTACGCCAAGAAGTTCGACGACATCGCCCTGGTGCCGACCTTCGTGCTCACCCCGCTGACCTACCTCGGCGGCGTGTTCTATTCGGTCGACCTGCTCAGCGAGCCGTGGCACAGCATTTCGCTGGTCAACCCGATCCTGTACATGGTCAACGCGTTCCGCTTCGGCGTGCTCGGCGTCAGCGACGTGCCGATCGTCACCGCGTTTGCCGTGATGCTGGTCTTCGTCGTCGGCCTTGCGGCCGTGGCCCTTCGCCTGCTCTCGCGCGGCGTCGGCCTTCGCTCCTAA
- a CDS encoding pseudouridine synthase, producing MRVNKYIAESGLCSRREADELLQAGRVMINDEVVGMGAKALDGDVVKVDGDVVVARTVAPESTKNRGVYIALNKPVGITCTTDTTVEGNIVDFVDHQQRIFPIGRLDKDSEGLILLTSNGDIVNEILRSENNHEKEYLVGVNKAVTDEFLAGMARGVRIHGQMTRPCKVRRIAKFGFAIILTQGLNRQIRLMAAEFGYRVTQLRRVRIINVKLGHLKVGQWRNLTEAELKGLLPGRTRW from the coding sequence ATGCGCGTCAACAAGTACATTGCCGAGTCCGGCCTGTGCTCGCGCCGCGAAGCGGACGAGTTGCTGCAGGCCGGCCGGGTCATGATCAACGATGAAGTCGTCGGCATGGGCGCCAAGGCGCTCGACGGCGACGTGGTGAAGGTCGATGGCGATGTCGTCGTCGCCCGCACCGTCGCGCCCGAGTCGACCAAGAACCGCGGCGTGTATATCGCGCTGAACAAGCCGGTCGGGATCACCTGCACGACGGACACCACGGTCGAAGGCAACATCGTCGACTTCGTCGACCACCAGCAACGGATCTTCCCGATCGGGCGGCTGGACAAGGATTCGGAAGGCCTGATCCTGCTGACCAGCAACGGCGACATCGTCAACGAGATCCTCCGTTCGGAGAACAACCACGAGAAGGAATACCTCGTGGGCGTGAACAAGGCGGTCACCGATGAGTTTCTCGCCGGGATGGCCAGGGGCGTGCGCATCCATGGCCAGATGACCCGGCCGTGCAAGGTGCGCCGGATCGCGAAGTTCGGCTTCGCCATCATCCTCACCCAGGGGCTGAATCGCCAGATCCGCCTGATGGCTGCCGAGTTCGGCTATCGCGTCACCCAGCTGCGCCGCGTACGCATCATCAACGTGAAGCTGGGCCACCTCAAGGTGGGCCAGTGGCGCAACCTGACGGAAGCCGAGTTGAAGGGCTTGTTGCCCGGGCGGACACGCTGGTAA